The genomic interval GTGAAAAGTAAGGTTCACTCCTCTGTGCAAAATATCGCAGACGACTTGATTAAATTGTATGCCGAGCGGGAAGCGGCAAAAGGGTTCGCATTCTCACCGGATGGAGATATGCAAAGAGAGTTTGAATTATCCTTTTTATACAATGAAACGGAAGATCAGTTGCGGTCAATCGCTGAAATTAAGAAAGATATGGAGCGGGAAAGACCGATGGACCGCTTGCTTTGTGGCGATGTAGGGTACGGGAAGACAGAAGTGGCTATTCGTGCTGCTTTTAAAGCGATTGCAGATGGAAAACAAGTAGCCTTTCTTGTTCCAACAACGATTTTAGCTCAACAGCATTATGAAACATTACGAGAACGTTTTCAGGATTTCCCGATTTCCATAGGTTTGATGAGTCGTTTTCGAACGAGAAAGCAACAAACAGAAACGGTAAAAGGCCTGAAGACAGGTACTGTTGATATCGTTGTCGGTACACACCGGATTTTATCGAAGGATATTCAATATCATGATTTAGGCCTTTTAATTATCGATGAAGAGCAACGTTTTGGAGTGACGCATAAAGAAAAAATCAAGCAATTGAAGACGAATGTGGATGTGCTGACGTTAACAGCAACGCCGATTCCTCGTACCCTTCATATGTCGATGCTCGGAGTTCGAGACTTATCGGTTATTGAAACACCGCCAGAAAATCGTTTCCCTATTCAAACCTATGTGATGGAGTATAATGGAGGATTGGTGAAAGAGGCTATTGAGCGAGAGCTGGCTCGAGATGGTCAAGTCTATTTCCTCTATAACCGTGTGGAAGATATTGCGCGCAAAGCAGAGGAAATTGCTATGCTCGTTCCTGATGCTCGTGTGACATTTGCGCATGGCCAAATGACAGAGCAGGAATTGGAAGCCGTGATGTTTGGTTTCTTAGAGGGAGAATACGACGTATTAGTAAGTACGACGATTATTGAAACCGGTGTTGATATTCCGAACGTAAATACGTTAATTGTGTATGATGCAGATCGAATGGGTCTTTCCCAGCTGTATCAGCTTCGCGGTCGAGTTGGACGTTCAAATCGAGTGGCGTATGCTTTCTTTACGTATCGAAAAGATAAAGTGCTAACCGAGGTAGCTGAAAAACGCCTGCAATCGATTAAAGAGTTTACTGAACTTGGTTCCGGATTCAAGATTGCGATGCGCGACTTATCCATTCGTGGAGCGGGGAACTTGCTTGGAGCCCAACAGCATGGATTTATTGATTCGGTCGGCTTTGATTTGTATTCGCAAATGTTAAAAGAAGCTGTAGAAGCAAAACGTAATGAGCAACCGGCAGAAGAAAAAGTATCACTGGATATGGATATTGAAGTAGACGCCTATATACCAGATGCCTATATTGCTGATGGTCATCAAAAAATCGAGATGTATAAACGATTTAGAGGCATTACTTCAATTGAAGAAGTGAAAGAGCTGCAAGAGGAAATGAGAGACCGTTTTGGTGAATATTCAGAAGAAGTTCATTATTTATTTTTAATGGCTGAAATGAAAGTTTATGCAATGAAAGCTGGTATTGAAAGCATTAAACAATTAAAACAGGTTATTACCATCTTATTTTCAGAAAACGATACACAAAAAGTTAATTTAAAACAGGTGAGCGAGCTTACCGCGAAACATAGTAGAATGATTAGCTTAGGTATGGAAGGGAAATGCTTAAAGCTGGCTGTTCATACGAAGGGTATCGAGCAATCTAAATGGTTTAAGGTGTTATTTGAACTTGTGGAAGGACTTCAGCAGGCCAAACAAGAAGTACAAATAGCGGAAAAAAATTAATCGGAACAACCGACTCTGTCTTAGTTACTCATTTAGAATAATCTATATAGGAAAGAAATATTTCTTCAATATGTATAGAACTTTCCATTAGTAAAATACTAGTGCTATAGCGCTCCGCACAATAGTTACTAAGATATACATCCAAATCAATTTAGATGAAAGTGAGGCAACATAAGATGAAAGCAACTGGTATTGTTCGCCGAATTGATGATTTAGGAAGAGTCGTAATTCCGAAAGAAATCCGAAGAACTTTGCGTATTCGTGAAGGAGATCCTTTGGAGATCTTCGTCGATCGTGACGGAGAAGTAATTTTGAAAAAATATTCGCCGATTAGTGAATTAAGTGACTTTGCTAAAGAATATGCGGAAGCGCTATATGATAGTTTAGGGAATCCTGTATTAATATGCGACCGTGATACATACATCGCTGTAGCAGGTGGTTCCAAGAAAGAGTATTTAAATAAAAGTGTAAGTGAACTAGTTGAGAAGATTATGGAAGATCGCAATTCTACAATTGCTTCTCCAAAAGGTCAAATTTCATTCGTCGATGGCATTCATGAAGAAGTGCAATCATATGCAGTGGCTCCAATTATTGCCAACGGTGATCCGATCGGTGCTGTTTTGATTCTTGCTAAAGAAGCGGCAGTAGGCGATGTAGAGCAAAAATCTGTTGAGACAGCGGCTAGCTTCCTTGCACGTCAAATGGAGCAATAAAATAAGAGTTAGACAGGCTATTGATTAAATAAGGAGAAGGGACAGCGATATAGAGCTGTCCTTTTTCTGTAGATTAAGAAAGAATAAAAATGTCTAAGTTAAGCAAGCTGCCCACTTGACTGGAGCTGCTTTTTGATTGCTAAAATATGCTATAATAACAACCACATAGAAATGAAGTGGGGTATTAGCATGGTTAATCAGCCGTATTCAGCATCGAAGGAGTTCTTTCGCGGTGCATTTATTTTAAGTATTGCGGCTATTATGGTAAAGGTATTAAGCGCAGCTTATCGAATACCTTATCAAAATATTGTAGGGGACATCGGCTTTTACATATACCAGCAAGTATATCCGTTTTACGGAATTATGCTTACATTGTCGACACTCGGTTTTCCTATCGTTATTTCAAAGCTTATTGCTGAAGGAAAGTTTGCTCAAAGGGATATATTGGCTGCCTCTTTTCTTATGTTAGGTGTAATCGCGCTCGTGAGTTCCACGAGTCTTTTTTTAGGAGCGGATTGGTTAGCAAATAAAATGGCAGATCCTCGTTTAGCTGAACTGCTGAGGATTTTGTCTCTGTCCTACTTATTGATGCCTTTAGCCGCCGTCTTTCGTGGATATTTTCAAGGAAATCATGAGATGCTCCCAACAGCAAGTTCACAAGTTGCTGAGCAGTTTGTTCGTGTGCTTACTATTCTTGTTCTTACACCCATCTTGATTCATCAAGGGTATTCTTTGTATGATGCAGGAGCAGGAGCTATTTTCGGTTCAATCACAGGGGGACTAATGGGGCTTATTCTTTTACTGATTTTTTTTGTGCGATATAAAAAAAGGAAAAGAGTTCAGTTTAATGCACTTCAGCTTCGACAATTTCCGCTGATTATGAAAGTATTAATATTTCAAGGCTTGGCCTTTTGTATATCTAGTTTAATCCTCGTTTTCCTTCAGTTGGTGGATTCACTGCATTTATATGCTTTACTAAGACAAGCTGGAATTGCTGAGATGACAGCAAAAGAGTGGAAGGGGATATATGATCGTGGTCAACCGCTGCTTCAATTAGGGACGGTTGTAGCGAACTCACTCTCGTTAGCACTTGTTCCATTGATTGCAAGGTATGGTAAGAATCAAGATGAACAGGAGCTGCTTTCAAAAATTAGATTATCATTGCGCGTAAGCCTTATGATTGGCTCAGCTGCAACAGTAGGACTTATTTGTCTAATCAAACCTGTGAATAAGATGTTATATACCGATGGTCTTGGCTCAGTGACACTCGCTATTTTTTCCGTATCGATTGTACTTTCATCCCTTATTATGACCATGGCTGCTGTCATTCAAAGCTTAGGACACTATATAGCCCCTATATTCATTGTGGCAGCAGGAGTTGTCGGAAAGTGGTTCTTAGATGTGTGGCTGATTCCTCATTATCATATAAATGGAGCCGCTGTGGCAACTGTTCTTTCCTTGTTAGGAATGACAATTGGTTTTTCTTGCGTCTTAAAAAATGATGTGAAACAATCATTATGGATAGGAAAAGATATAGGAATTGTTATGCTTAGTGTTGGATGTATGGCATGTACATTATGGGGATTTAATATGGCAGCGGATTGGCTTGTTCCAAGTGAAACAAGAATGATGGCTACAATTCAAGCGCTGTTTGGTGTTGTTCTTGGTGCACTTGTTTTTGGTGTTATTATCTTACGTACAGGCTTGTTTAAACAAGACGAATTGATGCTTTTACCATTTGGTAATCAATTAGAGCGATTGAATAAATGGAATAGGAGTAATGAATAACATGACAAATATGATTACAATCATTGGTCTAGGCGCGGGGGATTTGAATCAGCTCCCACTCGGGATTTATAAGAAGCTTAAGAAGGAAAAGACGTGCTTGGTTCGAACAATGGATCATCCCGCTATTGAAGAGTTAAAAGCTGAAGGGGTGAAGTTTATTAGCTTTGATGCCGTTTATGAAAAGCATAATGGATTTGAAGCTGTTTATGAGGAAATATCCGAAACGCTTTTACAAAAGGCTTCCACTCAACCTATTTTATATGCAGTACCAGGACATCCAATGGTTGCAGAAAAAACCGTGCAATTACTATTAGAAAAAGGTCCGGAGCGCGGTATTACCATTCAGGTAGAAGGGGGACAAAGCTTTTTAGATGCGTTGTTTCAGGCGGTAAAAGTGGATCCTATTGAGGGATTTCAATTACTGGATGGAACGGCTCTTCATCGGGATGAATTGCAGATTACTCAACATATGATTATTGGACAAGTATACGATATGTTTACTGCTTCCGAAGTGAAGCTGACGCTGATGGAGAAGCTTCCGGATGATTATAATGTATATATCGTGACAGCTGCAGGGAGCACACAGGAAAAAGTAACGAAGGTTCCATTATATGAGCTGGACCGTCAAATGGAGTTAAGTAATTTAACGAGTGTATATGTGCCACCGGTTAAAGAAGACGAATTGCAATATCGTGAGTTTTCTAAGCTGCGTCAAATTATTGCTAAGCTTAGAGGGCCGAATGGCTGTCCGTGGGACCAGAAGCAAACACATGAGAGTTTAAAGAAATATTTAATCGAAGAGGCCTATGAACTAATTGATGCCATTGATGAGCAAGATGATGAGGCAATGATTGGAGAATTAGGAGATGTTCTTCTGCAAGTAATGCTTCATGCACAAATTGGAGAAGATGAAGGCATGTTTACGGTCGATGATGTTGTCGAAAGTATTTCTGCAAAAATGATTCGTCGTCATCCACATGTATTTGGTGATATTCAAGTAAGTGGAGAAGAAGAGGTTGTTGTCAATTGGCAAAAAATTAAGGAAGAAGAAAAGGGAGAACAAGCAGAAGAGTTTGTTTCTTTACTGGCAGATGTAGAGAAATCCTTGCCAAATTTAATGCGTGCAGAAGCGTATCAAAAGCGAGCGGCAAAAGTTGGGTTTGATTGGGATGAAGCAATAGAAGCATGGCAGAAAGTTCGTGAAGAAATAGAAGAAGTCGAGGCAGAAATAAAACGCCAAACGCCAAATATTACCCACATTCAAGATGAACTGGGCGATGTATTTTTTGCACTCGTTAACGTGGCGCGCTTTTATAAAATCGAGCCCGAGGAAGCTGTATACCGAGCAAATCAAAAGTTCTACCGCCGTTTTACTTATATTGAGGATTGTGTTCGCCAAGATAAGAAAAAGTTTTCGGATTATACATTGGCTGAGCTTGATCATTTTTGGGATGAGGCAAAGAAAAAAGGATTGTAAGAGAAGGAGGAATCTGCTATGTCAATGAGATTAGATAAGTTTCTAAAAGTATCACGTTTAATTAAGCGCCGTACGTTAGCCAAGGAGGTGGCCGATCAAGGCCGTATTTCCATTAATGGAGTACAAGCGAAGGCGAGCTCGAATGTAAAAGAAGGAGATGAACTGACGGTTCGCTTTGGACAAAAACTTGTTACGGTTCGCATTGATAAAATTCAAGAGACAACAAAGAAGGAAGCGGCTGCAGAAATGTATACAGTCGTAAAAGAAGAAAAGCTAGGAAGTGAACAGTAAAAGGAGGCTTGTTCTATTTCTCTTCATCCCTACATACATTTTTAGAAAACTAGTGTTATTGTGAGGGATGAGAATGAGCCAATATGTAGACCCGAACTCAAGCTATTCTAAAGGAACTGTACCAGAACATGATGTGACGATGAGAGGTCGACGCTTACTAGATATTACAGGTGTGAAGCAAGTAGAAAGTTTTGATAATGAAGAATTTTTGCTTGAAACATCGATGGGATTTCTCTCGATCCGCGGGCAAAATTTACAGATGAAGAATTTAGACGTGGATAAAGGTATTGTCTCAATTAAAGGGAAAATCTTTGACCTTGTTTATTTGGATGAACATTCAGGGGAGAAAGCTAAAGGCTTCTTTGGCAAGTTATTCAAATGACGTTAACAACGCAATTTTATACGTTACTAGTAATGGTAGGGATGGGCAGTTTTTTTGGAGCTGCCCTCGATACGTATAGCCGATTTTTAAAACGTGCTGAACGAAAGCGCTGGATTGTATTTATTCACGATGTGTTATTTTGGGTGATCCAAGGGTTACTCATTTTTTATGTTCTATTTTTAGTGAATGAAGGGGAATTTCGCTTTTATTTATTTCTTGCTTTATTATGCGGCTTCTCTGCTTACCAAGCCTTATTTAAAAATATTTATCAACGCGGATTAGAAATGCTTATTACTATCGTAATTAAATTATACGAATTTACATTAAAGGCATTTCACTATTTACTATTCCTTCCGATAAAATGGATAGCAGTCACAATTTTCACCTTGTGTATAGGCATTTTCAAAATGATATTTGTTTGTCTAAAGTGGCTAGGTAAGTTTATTTTCCTTATTTTACGGATCATTTTTAAACCGCTTCAGTGGGTTTTGATAAAACTGTGGAAAATGCTGCCGGATACTGTTACAAAAAAGGTCGTAAAGTTTTATAAAAAATTGACAGGAATTTTAATGAAATGCAAGAATGTAATAAAGACATTCTTTAATAAGTGGAGAAAAGAAAAAGATTGAGGTGGAAGGGAATGAAGGGCCTCCGCAAAATAAACGTAACAAAAATGGAAAATGAGTATGTTGCCCAACAAGAAAAAAAAGCTCAGTCCATGAAGAAAAAGAAGCGCGGGTTAAGGCGGCGATTAACGCTATATGGAATCTGCTTGTTCGTTTTTTTCATTTTTGCTGTAGTGACTATTGTATCTCAAAATGCTGCATTGAATGAAAAAGCCCAACAGAAGGAAAAAAT from Peribacillus asahii carries:
- the mfd gene encoding transcription-repair coupling factor, which gives rise to MNGLQNLFSKHDNVHSLIAGIDEGLKEQLVSGLTGSSRSMLVASIYEKTNKSILLVTHNLLQAQKFQEDLLNFIPEEELYVFPANELIAADLSVASPELRAQRVEALNFWSQGKKGVVIVPIPGIRKFLSPKEVWKKYQLSFQVGADIELEETLHKLITMGYSRTEMVSSPGECSIRGGIIDLYPITEMNPIRIELFDTEITSIRTFSSDDQRSIEKLSRVTVGPVSEALLEDEHLNNIMTKLESNLSKSLKKFKDDKVKEQLAETVGHELEQLKQGQKPDQIFKYFSLAYDKPASLIDYLPGDGIVLLDEISRIQEINESLEKEEAQWYTDLLGEGKIVHDVKLAHDLPSLITHSSYPFIYLSLFLRHVPHTNPQNIVNVACKQMQNFYGQMNVFKAEVEHWKKGQYTVVILGQDEERMKKIQGVLADYDIEAAELKDSSHLQPGQVQILRGSLNSGFEMTMEKIVIITETELFNKRAKKSSRRQKLSNAERIKSYSELKVGDYVVHVNHGIGKYLGIETLVINGVHKDYLHIRYQADDKLYVPVDQIDLVQKYVGSEGKEPKLYKLGGTEWKRVKSKVHSSVQNIADDLIKLYAEREAAKGFAFSPDGDMQREFELSFLYNETEDQLRSIAEIKKDMERERPMDRLLCGDVGYGKTEVAIRAAFKAIADGKQVAFLVPTTILAQQHYETLRERFQDFPISIGLMSRFRTRKQQTETVKGLKTGTVDIVVGTHRILSKDIQYHDLGLLIIDEEQRFGVTHKEKIKQLKTNVDVLTLTATPIPRTLHMSMLGVRDLSVIETPPENRFPIQTYVMEYNGGLVKEAIERELARDGQVYFLYNRVEDIARKAEEIAMLVPDARVTFAHGQMTEQELEAVMFGFLEGEYDVLVSTTIIETGVDIPNVNTLIVYDADRMGLSQLYQLRGRVGRSNRVAYAFFTYRKDKVLTEVAEKRLQSIKEFTELGSGFKIAMRDLSIRGAGNLLGAQQHGFIDSVGFDLYSQMLKEAVEAKRNEQPAEEKVSLDMDIEVDAYIPDAYIADGHQKIEMYKRFRGITSIEEVKELQEEMRDRFGEYSEEVHYLFLMAEMKVYAMKAGIESIKQLKQVITILFSENDTQKVNLKQVSELTAKHSRMISLGMEGKCLKLAVHTKGIEQSKWFKVLFELVEGLQQAKQEVQIAEKN
- the spoVT gene encoding stage V sporulation protein T, with the protein product MKATGIVRRIDDLGRVVIPKEIRRTLRIREGDPLEIFVDRDGEVILKKYSPISELSDFAKEYAEALYDSLGNPVLICDRDTYIAVAGGSKKEYLNKSVSELVEKIMEDRNSTIASPKGQISFVDGIHEEVQSYAVAPIIANGDPIGAVLILAKEAAVGDVEQKSVETAASFLARQMEQ
- a CDS encoding putative polysaccharide biosynthesis protein; its protein translation is MVNQPYSASKEFFRGAFILSIAAIMVKVLSAAYRIPYQNIVGDIGFYIYQQVYPFYGIMLTLSTLGFPIVISKLIAEGKFAQRDILAASFLMLGVIALVSSTSLFLGADWLANKMADPRLAELLRILSLSYLLMPLAAVFRGYFQGNHEMLPTASSQVAEQFVRVLTILVLTPILIHQGYSLYDAGAGAIFGSITGGLMGLILLLIFFVRYKKRKRVQFNALQLRQFPLIMKVLIFQGLAFCISSLILVFLQLVDSLHLYALLRQAGIAEMTAKEWKGIYDRGQPLLQLGTVVANSLSLALVPLIARYGKNQDEQELLSKIRLSLRVSLMIGSAATVGLICLIKPVNKMLYTDGLGSVTLAIFSVSIVLSSLIMTMAAVIQSLGHYIAPIFIVAAGVVGKWFLDVWLIPHYHINGAAVATVLSLLGMTIGFSCVLKNDVKQSLWIGKDIGIVMLSVGCMACTLWGFNMAADWLVPSETRMMATIQALFGVVLGALVFGVIILRTGLFKQDELMLLPFGNQLERLNKWNRSNE
- the mazG gene encoding nucleoside triphosphate pyrophosphohydrolase, translating into MTNMITIIGLGAGDLNQLPLGIYKKLKKEKTCLVRTMDHPAIEELKAEGVKFISFDAVYEKHNGFEAVYEEISETLLQKASTQPILYAVPGHPMVAEKTVQLLLEKGPERGITIQVEGGQSFLDALFQAVKVDPIEGFQLLDGTALHRDELQITQHMIIGQVYDMFTASEVKLTLMEKLPDDYNVYIVTAAGSTQEKVTKVPLYELDRQMELSNLTSVYVPPVKEDELQYREFSKLRQIIAKLRGPNGCPWDQKQTHESLKKYLIEEAYELIDAIDEQDDEAMIGELGDVLLQVMLHAQIGEDEGMFTVDDVVESISAKMIRRHPHVFGDIQVSGEEEVVVNWQKIKEEEKGEQAEEFVSLLADVEKSLPNLMRAEAYQKRAAKVGFDWDEAIEAWQKVREEIEEVEAEIKRQTPNITHIQDELGDVFFALVNVARFYKIEPEEAVYRANQKFYRRFTYIEDCVRQDKKKFSDYTLAELDHFWDEAKKKGL
- a CDS encoding RNA-binding S4 domain-containing protein; protein product: MRLDKFLKVSRLIKRRTLAKEVADQGRISINGVQAKASSNVKEGDELTVRFGQKLVTVRIDKIQETTKKEAAAEMYTVVKEEKLGSEQ
- the yabP gene encoding sporulation protein YabP translates to MSQYVDPNSSYSKGTVPEHDVTMRGRRLLDITGVKQVESFDNEEFLLETSMGFLSIRGQNLQMKNLDVDKGIVSIKGKIFDLVYLDEHSGEKAKGFFGKLFK
- the yabQ gene encoding spore cortex biosynthesis protein YabQ; this encodes MTLTTQFYTLLVMVGMGSFFGAALDTYSRFLKRAERKRWIVFIHDVLFWVIQGLLIFYVLFLVNEGEFRFYLFLALLCGFSAYQALFKNIYQRGLEMLITIVIKLYEFTLKAFHYLLFLPIKWIAVTIFTLCIGIFKMIFVCLKWLGKFIFLILRIIFKPLQWVLIKLWKMLPDTVTKKVVKFYKKLTGILMKCKNVIKTFFNKWRKEKD
- a CDS encoding FtsB family cell division protein, with amino-acid sequence MKGLRKINVTKMENEYVAQQEKKAQSMKKKKRGLRRRLTLYGICLFVFFIFAVVTIVSQNAALNEKAQQKEKIDSELAALKKEEKVLKEQIVRLNDDEYIAKIVRRDYFLSEEGEIIFNLPKNNEDSD